One Saccharopolyspora erythraea NRRL 2338 genomic region harbors:
- a CDS encoding DUF445 domain-containing protein, giving the protein MKAVAGAFLLVATLIYVIARWQENGGAAWAGYIRAAAEAGMVGALADWFAVTALFRRPLGLPIPHTAIIPTRKDTLGRSLGDFVGSNFLSERVVRDKLRRAEISKRLGGWLSERDHAERVTSELATAVRGAVQVLRDEDVQAVLEQAVVRKVLAQPWGPPLGRILGQVFADGSHHKLVDLVCDRAYDWVRDNHETVLRVVSQRAPSWSPKFFDTMVADKIYAEVLSFAWAVKTDPEHQMRKAVDRFLVEFADDLQHDPRTMAKAEQIKQQVLEHPEVQNLVSSAWGTAKKMLLDAAEDPSSELRVRVREGLRSMGRRLVEEPEMRAKVDGWLEGAAVYVVSNYRAEITTLITDTVERWDAEETSRKIELQVGRDLQFIRINGTVVGALAGLAIYTISQLLL; this is encoded by the coding sequence ATGAAGGCCGTGGCCGGCGCGTTCCTGCTGGTCGCGACCCTGATCTACGTGATCGCCCGGTGGCAGGAGAACGGCGGGGCGGCCTGGGCGGGCTACATCCGGGCGGCGGCTGAAGCGGGCATGGTCGGCGCCCTGGCCGACTGGTTCGCGGTGACGGCGCTGTTCCGCCGTCCGCTGGGACTGCCGATCCCGCACACCGCGATCATCCCGACCCGCAAGGACACCCTCGGGCGCAGTCTCGGCGACTTCGTGGGGAGCAACTTCCTGTCCGAGCGCGTGGTGCGCGACAAGCTGCGCCGCGCCGAGATCAGCAAGCGGCTCGGCGGATGGCTCAGCGAGCGGGACCACGCCGAGCGGGTCACCTCGGAACTCGCCACCGCGGTGCGCGGTGCGGTCCAGGTCCTGCGCGACGAGGACGTGCAGGCGGTGCTGGAGCAGGCGGTCGTGCGCAAGGTCCTCGCCCAGCCGTGGGGTCCGCCGCTGGGACGCATCCTCGGCCAGGTCTTCGCCGACGGCTCGCACCACAAGCTCGTCGACCTCGTCTGCGACCGCGCCTACGACTGGGTGCGCGACAACCACGAGACGGTGCTGCGCGTGGTGAGCCAGCGCGCGCCCTCCTGGTCGCCGAAGTTCTTCGACACCATGGTCGCCGACAAGATCTACGCCGAGGTGCTGTCGTTCGCGTGGGCGGTCAAGACCGACCCCGAGCACCAGATGCGCAAGGCGGTCGACCGCTTCCTGGTCGAGTTCGCCGACGACTTGCAGCACGACCCGCGCACGATGGCCAAGGCCGAGCAGATCAAGCAGCAGGTGCTGGAGCACCCCGAGGTGCAGAACCTGGTCTCGTCGGCGTGGGGCACGGCCAAGAAGATGCTGCTCGACGCCGCCGAGGACCCTTCCAGCGAACTGCGGGTCAGAGTGCGGGAAGGCCTGCGTTCGATGGGCCGCCGCCTGGTCGAGGAGCCCGAGATGCGCGCCAAGGTGGACGGCTGGCTGGAGGGCGCGGCGGTCTACGTCGTGTCGAACTACCGGGCCGAGATCACCACGCTCATCACCGACACCGTCGAGCGCTGGGACGCCGAGGAGACCTCGCGCAAGATCGAGCTCCAGGTCGGCCGCGACCTGCAGTTCATCCGCATCAACGGCACGGTCGTCGGCGCACTCGCAGGCCTGGCCATCTACACGATCTCGCAACTGCTCCTCTGA
- a CDS encoding pyridoxal phosphate-dependent aminotransferase, which produces MRTPALTSRLRPFTSTIFAEITELARRTGAVNLGQGFPDTDGPEGMLRVAQQAIADGVNQYPPGAGAPELRGAIAAHRRSRYDIEHDPEGEILVTVGATEAMSAAMLALVEPGDEVVLIEPYYDAYPVAVAMAGGVRRTVPLTQGPDHRFVLDVDALRAAVGPQTRALVLNSPHNPTGTVFTDDELAAIADVCREHDVIAITDEVYEHLLFDGRKHKPLATLPGMTERTLSISSVGKSFSATGWKIGWVCGPRELVAAVRAAKQFITFVGGAPFQPAVAHALQHELDWAEQLRLDLQRKRDLLSSGLAEAGFDVLASEGTYFICADVRPLGFSDGAQLCRELPERIGVAAIPVQVFCDHPDATRHLVRFAFCKRDEVLDEAVERLHKLR; this is translated from the coding sequence GTGCGTACTCCTGCTCTCACCTCCCGCCTCCGACCGTTCACTTCCACGATCTTCGCGGAGATCACCGAGCTCGCGAGGCGGACCGGGGCGGTCAACCTCGGTCAGGGCTTCCCCGACACCGACGGACCCGAGGGCATGCTCAGAGTCGCGCAACAGGCGATCGCCGACGGCGTGAACCAGTACCCGCCGGGCGCGGGCGCGCCCGAGCTGCGCGGGGCGATCGCCGCGCACCGCCGCAGTCGCTACGACATCGAGCACGACCCCGAGGGCGAGATCCTGGTGACCGTCGGGGCCACCGAGGCGATGTCGGCCGCGATGCTCGCGCTGGTAGAGCCCGGCGACGAGGTCGTGCTGATCGAGCCCTACTACGACGCCTACCCCGTCGCCGTCGCGATGGCCGGCGGCGTGCGCCGGACCGTGCCGCTCACCCAGGGGCCGGACCACCGCTTCGTGCTCGACGTCGACGCGCTGCGCGCGGCGGTCGGGCCGCAGACCCGCGCGCTGGTGCTGAACTCTCCGCACAACCCCACCGGCACGGTTTTCACCGACGACGAGCTGGCGGCGATCGCCGACGTCTGCCGCGAGCACGACGTCATCGCCATCACCGACGAGGTCTACGAGCACCTGCTGTTCGACGGGCGCAAGCACAAGCCGCTGGCGACCCTGCCGGGCATGACCGAACGCACCCTGTCGATCTCCAGCGTCGGCAAGAGCTTCAGCGCGACCGGGTGGAAGATCGGGTGGGTCTGCGGACCGCGGGAGCTGGTCGCGGCGGTGCGCGCCGCCAAGCAGTTCATCACCTTCGTCGGCGGTGCGCCGTTCCAGCCGGCCGTCGCGCACGCGCTCCAGCACGAGCTCGACTGGGCCGAACAGCTGCGGCTGGACCTCCAGCGCAAGCGCGACCTGCTCTCGAGCGGTCTGGCCGAAGCGGGCTTCGACGTGCTCGCCAGCGAGGGCACCTACTTCATCTGCGCCGACGTTCGCCCGCTGGGCTTCAGCGACGGGGCGCAGCTGTGCCGCGAGCTGCCCGAGCGGATCGGGGTCGCCGCGATTCCGGTGCAGGTGTTCTGCGACCACCCCGACGCGACCAGGCACCTGGTTCGCTTCGCGTTCTGCAAGCGCGACGAGGTCCTGGACGAGGCCGTCGAACGGCTCCACAAGCTGCGCTGA